In one Pseudomonas tensinigenes genomic region, the following are encoded:
- a CDS encoding response regulator transcription factor, protein MNHHPVPNKNPGDPVVYIVDDDQALRESLGSLLRSIGLQVELFGSVAQFMHHQRPDTVSCLVLDVRLQGSSGLDFQNELAIAGISVPIVFITGHGDIAMTVRAMKAGAVDFLTKPFREQDLIDAVCAAHTRDKQRRESGRHADELRARHATLTAREQTVMALAASGLMNKQIAGEIGLSEITVKIHRGQAMRKMGARSFADLVRMSEAIAAQPANR, encoded by the coding sequence ATGAACCATCATCCCGTGCCGAACAAAAATCCAGGCGACCCCGTGGTCTACATTGTCGACGACGATCAAGCCCTGCGCGAATCCCTCGGCAGCCTGCTGCGCTCCATCGGTCTGCAGGTCGAGTTGTTCGGATCGGTCGCCCAGTTCATGCACCATCAGCGCCCGGATACCGTCAGTTGCCTGGTTCTTGATGTGCGCCTGCAAGGCAGCAGCGGTCTGGACTTTCAGAACGAACTGGCGATCGCCGGCATCAGCGTGCCGATTGTGTTCATCACCGGGCACGGGGATATCGCCATGACGGTGCGCGCCATGAAAGCCGGTGCAGTGGACTTCCTGACCAAGCCGTTTCGCGAGCAAGACTTGATCGATGCCGTGTGCGCCGCTCACACCCGGGACAAACAGCGTCGTGAGTCGGGCCGACACGCCGATGAATTACGGGCACGTCACGCTACGCTGACGGCTCGCGAGCAGACGGTCATGGCGCTGGCGGCCTCTGGCTTGATGAACAAGCAGATCGCCGGGGAAATCGGCCTCAGTGAAATCACCGTGAAAATTCACCGCGGCCAGGCCATGCGCAAGATGGGTGCGCGCTCCTTTGCCGATCTGGTGCGCATGTCCGAGGCCATTGCCGCCCAGCCGGCAAACCGCTGA
- a CDS encoding DNA topoisomerase IB, whose amino-acid sequence MPDTVLTADLPSDLHYVDDTQPGITRKKLRGKFCYFEPSGQRITDTDEIKRINALAVPPAYIDVWICPDPQGHLQATGRDARGRKQYRYHARWREVRDADKYSRLREFGLALPKLRKQLEALLAAPGFSRDKVMATVITLLDATLIRVGNTQYARDNRSYGLTTLRSRHVEVNGSAILFQFRGKSGIEHQITVKDRRLARIIKRCLEIPGQNLFQYLDEQGERHTVSSSDVNAYLQTLTGADFTAKDYRTWAGSALALAVLRELKHESETEAKRHVVEMVKNVSRQLGNTPAVCRKCYIHPAVVENFMLGTLAELPRPRVRKGLRAEEVALAMFLERMSDITTAP is encoded by the coding sequence ATGCCCGACACCGTGCTGACTGCCGACCTGCCATCCGACCTGCATTACGTCGACGACACCCAGCCCGGTATCACCCGCAAGAAACTGCGCGGCAAGTTCTGCTACTTCGAGCCGTCAGGCCAGCGCATCACCGACACCGACGAAATCAAACGCATCAATGCTCTCGCGGTACCGCCAGCCTACATCGATGTGTGGATCTGCCCCGATCCGCAAGGTCATTTGCAAGCCACCGGCCGTGATGCCCGTGGCCGCAAGCAATATCGTTATCACGCTCGCTGGCGCGAAGTGCGCGATGCCGATAAATATTCGCGGCTGCGCGAGTTCGGTCTGGCCTTGCCAAAACTGCGCAAGCAACTGGAAGCGTTGTTGGCCGCGCCCGGCTTCAGTCGCGACAAGGTCATGGCCACCGTAATCACCCTGCTCGACGCCACGCTGATTCGGGTCGGCAACACGCAATACGCCCGCGACAACCGCTCCTACGGCCTGACCACCCTGCGCAGCCGGCATGTCGAAGTCAACGGCAGTGCGATTCTGTTTCAGTTTCGCGGCAAGAGCGGCATCGAACACCAGATCACCGTCAAGGATCGGCGGCTGGCGCGGATTATCAAGCGCTGTCTGGAGATTCCCGGGCAGAACCTGTTTCAGTATCTGGATGAACAAGGCGAGCGACACACCGTCAGCTCTTCCGACGTCAACGCCTACCTGCAAACCCTGACCGGTGCCGACTTCACCGCCAAGGACTATCGCACCTGGGCTGGTAGCGCCCTGGCGTTGGCGGTATTGCGCGAACTCAAGCATGAATCCGAGACCGAGGCCAAACGGCATGTGGTGGAGATGGTGAAAAATGTCTCCAGGCAGTTGGGTAACACCCCGGCGGTGTGTCGCAAGTGCTATATCCACCCGGCGGTAGTGGAGAATTTCATGCTCGGCACCCTCGCCGAATTACCGCGCCCCCGCGTGCGCAAAGGCCTGCGCGCCGAAGAAGTGGCTTTGGCAATGTTTCTTGAACGCATGAGCGACATCACCACCGCGCCTTGA
- a CDS encoding LysR family transcriptional regulator: MNRNDLRRIDIHLLVVFETMMHERNVSRVGEKLFLGQPSISAALGRLRHLFDDPLFVRAGRLMEPTARAEEIFANLTPALDGIAAALNRCQSFEPCTSDATFQVGLSDDVEYALLPRLLRHLRAEAPNITLIVLRVDQQQMSQRLFNGEISLGISHTLDLPASARRKVLRPIRPMLLRTDDRPGELGLDEFCQRPHAVVSCMGNATDQTDHALSRLDRRRKVVLAVPQFSALPRLLAHSEMLAIVPDYVARAMVSVEGVRAEPVPLPLPVQELTMVWRAAAHNDAGQRWLRSRCQAFLGVPIELQVVPKSSTPSRIGSTLLAAW; this comes from the coding sequence ATGAACAGAAATGATCTGCGTCGCATCGACATTCATCTGCTGGTGGTGTTCGAGACAATGATGCATGAGCGCAATGTCAGCCGCGTCGGTGAAAAACTGTTTCTCGGTCAGCCGAGCATCAGCGCCGCGTTGGGCCGCTTGCGCCATTTGTTCGATGACCCGTTGTTCGTGCGTGCTGGCAGATTGATGGAGCCCACGGCGCGGGCGGAAGAAATTTTCGCCAATCTGACGCCGGCACTGGATGGAATTGCTGCGGCGTTGAACCGATGCCAATCGTTCGAACCCTGCACCAGTGACGCGACGTTTCAGGTCGGTCTGTCCGATGATGTCGAATACGCGTTGCTGCCCCGATTGTTGCGGCATCTGCGTGCCGAGGCGCCGAACATCACGTTGATCGTGCTGCGCGTCGACCAGCAACAGATGTCACAGCGGCTGTTCAACGGCGAAATTTCGCTGGGCATCAGCCACACACTTGATTTGCCAGCCAGCGCGCGCCGCAAGGTGCTGCGCCCGATCCGGCCAATGCTCCTGCGCACGGATGATCGTCCCGGCGAATTGGGCCTGGATGAATTCTGCCAACGTCCGCACGCCGTTGTGTCTTGCATGGGCAACGCCACCGATCAGACCGATCATGCCCTGAGTCGTCTGGATCGGCGCCGCAAAGTGGTGTTGGCGGTGCCGCAGTTCAGTGCGCTGCCCAGACTGTTGGCGCACAGCGAGATGCTGGCTATCGTCCCGGATTATGTCGCTAGGGCGATGGTCTCGGTGGAGGGCGTCAGAGCCGAACCCGTGCCGCTGCCACTGCCGGTGCAGGAGCTTACGATGGTCTGGCGTGCCGCGGCGCACAACGATGCCGGGCAACGCTGGCTGCGTTCGCGGTGCCAGGCGTTCCTCGGAGTGCCTATTGAATTGCAGGTGGTGCCAAAATCTTCAACGCCCTCGCGCATCGGTTCGACGTTATTGGCGGCGTGGTAG
- a CDS encoding alpha/beta fold hydrolase: MTDETSGTTRRGLITTGAMAATLAVALPALAAQSTQTTAPTGGRSAGSANGSGLFTVKDGTQIFYKDWGHGQPLVFHHGWPLSSDDWDAQMLFFLNKGFRVIAHDRRGHGRSSQTAVGNEMNTYAADVAELMAHLNIRNAVHIGHSTGGGEVARYVARHGRGRVAKAVLIGAVPPLMVRTANNPGSIALDVLDGLRKAVAENRTQFYRDFPSGPFYGFNRPGAKVSEAIIENWWRQGMSGGVKAQYDCIRAFSETDFTDDLKTIDVPTLVLHGEDDQIVPIANSAQLSIKLLRHGTLKTYPGLPHGMCTTHGEQINADLLAFINA, from the coding sequence ATGACTGACGAGACCAGCGGAACCACACGTCGAGGCTTGATCACTACCGGGGCCATGGCCGCTACCCTCGCGGTGGCGTTGCCTGCACTGGCGGCACAGTCAACACAGACGACCGCGCCAACGGGCGGCAGAAGCGCTGGCAGTGCCAATGGCTCTGGATTGTTCACCGTCAAGGACGGTACGCAGATTTTCTACAAGGACTGGGGGCACGGCCAGCCGCTCGTTTTTCATCACGGCTGGCCGCTTTCGAGCGACGACTGGGATGCGCAAATGCTGTTTTTCCTCAACAAGGGCTTTCGGGTCATCGCCCATGATCGACGTGGTCATGGCCGCTCTTCGCAGACCGCTGTCGGCAACGAAATGAACACCTACGCCGCCGACGTTGCCGAGTTGATGGCGCACTTGAACATCCGTAACGCCGTGCACATCGGCCACTCCACCGGCGGTGGCGAGGTGGCGCGTTATGTGGCGCGTCATGGTCGCGGTCGTGTGGCCAAAGCCGTATTGATCGGTGCTGTCCCGCCGCTGATGGTGCGCACCGCGAACAATCCGGGCAGCATCGCACTGGACGTGCTCGATGGCTTGCGCAAAGCAGTAGCGGAAAATCGCACGCAGTTTTATCGGGATTTCCCAAGTGGCCCGTTCTATGGGTTCAACCGCCCAGGCGCCAAAGTCAGCGAAGCGATCATTGAAAACTGGTGGCGCCAGGGCATGAGCGGAGGGGTCAAAGCGCAGTACGACTGCATTCGTGCATTCTCCGAAACCGACTTCACGGATGACTTGAAAACTATCGATGTGCCGACCCTGGTACTGCACGGTGAAGATGACCAGATCGTGCCGATCGCCAACTCGGCTCAGCTGTCGATCAAACTGCTCAGGCACGGCACGCTGAAAACCTACCCCGGCCTGCCCCACGGCATGTGCACCACCCACGGCGAACAAATCAATGCGGACCTGCTGGCGTTCATCAACGCTTGA
- a CDS encoding ATP-binding protein → MPFNSNPRLTRLLDASLKPLENLLIGFMAVLVAGGMFLANQVDVDFASTALYLALLLLTANLLTIVGVIYTVLLSMLALTVMFVFQGGFEQRESTAHWLRELAVFAAIALLALRGKQVADHLRHKEVYMSGAQRLSQTGCFGFRADLTRIGWSQQSARIFEYPSDTPPTVDMILARTHPEDVPLVLNALQKASCHDAMIEVRYRLLMPDGRVRHLHMIATPLCTRPDRFEYLGALMDVTAIEHAEAALSQAQMQLAHVSRVTALGELAASIAHEVNQPLAAITSSGEACRNWLSRPQPDLPEARQALERIIASADRGSEITARVRALSQKSAPLRRTESLNDIVNETLPLVRHELADHGISAKIELTVFDGQISADRVQLQQVIINLIINACQAMSTVNAAPRTLLLRTSVSDREALLEVADQGPGICATLLEQLFTPFFTTKEHGLGMGLSICRSILDAHQGRIWASSTVGQGSSFMFALPLLAVNDPGYASAI, encoded by the coding sequence ATGCCGTTTAACTCGAACCCAAGGCTGACGCGTCTGCTCGATGCCTCTCTCAAGCCGCTGGAAAACCTGTTGATCGGGTTTATGGCGGTGCTGGTGGCAGGCGGGATGTTCCTCGCCAATCAAGTCGATGTCGATTTCGCCTCCACTGCGCTTTACCTTGCGTTGCTGCTGTTGACCGCCAACTTGCTGACGATCGTCGGGGTGATCTACACGGTACTGCTGAGCATGTTGGCGCTGACGGTGATGTTTGTCTTTCAGGGCGGATTCGAGCAGCGGGAATCGACGGCACACTGGCTACGCGAACTGGCGGTGTTCGCAGCGATCGCGCTGCTGGCCTTGCGCGGCAAACAGGTGGCCGATCACCTGCGCCACAAAGAAGTTTATATGAGCGGCGCACAGCGCCTGAGCCAGACCGGCTGCTTCGGTTTTCGCGCAGACCTCACCCGCATCGGCTGGTCGCAACAGTCGGCAAGGATCTTCGAGTATCCGTCAGACACGCCGCCCACCGTGGACATGATCCTCGCTCGCACCCACCCGGAGGACGTACCGCTGGTGCTGAACGCTTTGCAGAAAGCGTCGTGCCATGACGCAATGATCGAAGTCAGGTATCGCTTGTTGATGCCGGATGGGCGCGTCAGGCATTTGCACATGATCGCGACGCCGCTCTGCACCCGCCCTGATCGCTTCGAATACCTTGGGGCGCTGATGGACGTGACCGCCATCGAACACGCTGAGGCCGCGCTGAGCCAGGCACAGATGCAACTCGCACATGTCAGCCGAGTGACCGCTCTGGGCGAATTGGCGGCGTCCATCGCCCACGAAGTCAATCAACCACTGGCAGCGATTACCAGCAGTGGTGAAGCTTGCCGCAACTGGCTCAGCCGCCCGCAACCCGATCTGCCGGAAGCGCGCCAGGCGCTGGAGCGGATCATCGCCAGCGCCGATCGGGGCAGCGAGATCACGGCCCGGGTCAGGGCGCTGTCACAAAAATCCGCTCCGCTGCGGCGCACCGAGTCACTTAACGACATTGTCAACGAGACCCTGCCTTTGGTCAGGCATGAACTGGCCGATCACGGGATCAGCGCTAAAATCGAGCTGACGGTTTTCGACGGTCAGATCAGCGCCGACCGCGTGCAATTACAGCAGGTGATCATCAACCTGATCATCAACGCCTGCCAGGCGATGAGCACGGTGAACGCCGCGCCTCGGACGCTGTTGCTGCGCACCTCGGTGAGTGACCGCGAGGCGCTGCTGGAAGTGGCCGATCAAGGCCCGGGTATCTGCGCCACTTTACTGGAACAGTTGTTCACACCGTTCTTTACGACCAAGGAGCACGGTCTGGGGATGGGCTTGAGCATCTGCCGCTCGATACTCGACGCCCATCAGGGGCGAATCTGGGCGAGCAGCACGGTCGGTCAGGGTAGCTCATTCATGTTTGCGTTGCCGCTGTTGGCCGTTAACGACCCCGGTTACGCCTCGGCGATCTGA
- a CDS encoding sensor histidine kinase, translating to MSIIKRRAQFFCSDALAWLAAIAVGSMIFITNAYLELDVAPTLFYITLVFMSASIFSVPVFLAVALGCVTILTASFIADEGYRDYKLIAAFIRCLIALTTISLLALRSKRATETLKRKEAFFLGAQQLSHTGSVGFIIHDEVTVTWSQESSRIFEYPPHVVPTLALIQARTHPDDLPIVDSVVEQARRQKSLIEVEHRLVMPDGRTKYVQMIASPLFKHGTRTEYAGALMDVTQSRQAEEALFHSQATLAHVTRLTSMGELAASIAHEINQPLAAVITSGESCKRWINRPVPNLEEARRSLDRVIQNSARVSDVITCIRALSRQSEVQRKVEIFDDIVTDALTLMQHDIALHDVRTHAQLGAPDALIKGDRVQLQQVIINLIINACQAMANVHDRARVLRIHTSVQQDEAVLEIADSGIGIAEDILPSLFDPFFTTKPTGLGMGLSICRSIIEFHGGRIWVNSNEGLGTQFMFAIALNSLRLEK from the coding sequence ATGTCTATCATCAAACGTCGCGCACAGTTTTTTTGTTCAGACGCCCTCGCCTGGCTGGCGGCCATCGCCGTCGGCAGCATGATCTTCATTACCAACGCGTATCTGGAACTGGACGTCGCACCGACGTTGTTCTACATCACCCTGGTTTTCATGTCGGCGAGCATCTTCTCGGTGCCGGTCTTTCTCGCCGTTGCCCTCGGTTGCGTAACGATCCTCACCGCCAGTTTCATCGCTGACGAAGGCTATCGTGATTACAAGCTGATCGCCGCCTTCATCCGTTGTCTGATTGCGCTGACCACCATCAGTTTGCTGGCCCTGCGCAGCAAGCGTGCAACCGAAACGCTTAAGCGCAAAGAGGCGTTCTTTCTGGGCGCGCAACAACTCAGTCATACCGGAAGCGTCGGTTTCATCATCCATGACGAAGTGACGGTAACGTGGTCGCAAGAGTCTTCACGGATTTTCGAGTACCCGCCGCACGTCGTGCCCACGCTGGCGCTGATTCAGGCGCGGACGCATCCCGATGATCTGCCCATTGTCGACAGTGTCGTGGAACAGGCCAGGCGTCAGAAAAGCCTGATCGAAGTCGAACATCGACTGGTCATGCCGGATGGCCGGACCAAATATGTACAAATGATCGCCAGCCCGCTGTTCAAGCACGGCACACGGACCGAGTACGCCGGCGCGTTGATGGATGTCACACAGTCCAGACAGGCCGAAGAAGCGCTGTTTCATTCTCAGGCAACCCTCGCCCACGTCACGCGGTTGACTTCAATGGGCGAACTGGCCGCCTCCATTGCCCATGAAATCAACCAGCCGCTGGCAGCAGTCATCACCAGTGGCGAATCCTGCAAACGCTGGATCAATCGCCCCGTGCCCAACCTGGAAGAAGCGCGACGATCCCTGGACCGGGTCATACAAAACTCCGCCCGAGTGTCCGATGTCATCACTTGTATCAGGGCGCTGTCGCGCCAGAGCGAAGTGCAGCGCAAAGTCGAAATCTTCGACGACATCGTCACCGATGCCTTGACGCTCATGCAGCACGACATTGCGCTGCACGACGTCCGCACGCACGCGCAGCTCGGCGCCCCGGACGCGTTGATAAAAGGAGACCGGGTGCAACTGCAGCAAGTCATCATCAATCTGATCATCAATGCCTGCCAGGCCATGGCCAATGTTCATGACCGGGCGCGCGTGCTCCGCATTCACACTTCGGTACAACAAGACGAAGCCGTGCTCGAAATCGCCGACTCCGGTATCGGTATTGCCGAGGACATTCTGCCTTCACTGTTCGATCCGTTCTTCACCACCAAACCCACCGGGCTGGGCATGGGCCTGTCGATCTGCCGTTCGATCATTGAATTTCACGGTGGTCGCATCTGGGTCAACAGTAACGAGGGGCTCGGCACGCAGTTCATGTTTGCGATTGCGCTGAACTCGCTCAGGCTCGAAAAATGA